Proteins encoded within one genomic window of Acidimicrobiales bacterium:
- a CDS encoding fatty acid desaturase family protein: protein MATTMLPPADLLPDVLPTDRLTASGKAVPAVREPLRKIPNLANAFTVVFCWVQIVGPIYLAIRLNNPLMWAAAFLLCGRGFALLNILGHEAAHRLLFSKKAVNDFVGRWFLAYPAFTPIDLYRRAHMAHHRDEFGPEEPDMNLYSGYPISRDSLRRKLTRDAFGNSGWKSLKGLLKAARKPTVARTILLEQLVIFGLFALAGHPWLFLFLWVAPWITVWRVLNRLRAIAEHGGMTRSDDRRQTTHHVKQGFWARFWIAPYKTGWHLAHHVDIGVPFRHLPAFHRELVASGWVPEGLEYPSYFALWKALSSRERVTAPQ from the coding sequence ATGGCTACGACGATGCTGCCGCCCGCCGACTTGCTGCCCGACGTGCTGCCGACGGATCGGCTCACCGCGTCGGGCAAAGCCGTCCCCGCCGTGCGCGAGCCACTGCGCAAGATCCCGAATCTGGCGAACGCGTTCACCGTCGTGTTCTGCTGGGTGCAGATCGTCGGGCCGATCTACCTCGCCATCCGGCTGAACAACCCGCTGATGTGGGCCGCGGCGTTCCTGCTGTGCGGCCGCGGGTTCGCCCTGCTCAACATCCTCGGCCACGAGGCGGCCCACCGCCTGCTGTTCTCCAAGAAGGCGGTCAACGACTTCGTCGGCCGCTGGTTCCTCGCCTATCCCGCGTTCACGCCCATCGACCTGTACCGCCGCGCGCACATGGCGCACCATCGCGACGAGTTCGGGCCCGAAGAGCCCGACATGAACCTCTACTCGGGCTATCCCATCTCCCGCGACTCGCTGCGGCGCAAGCTCACCCGCGACGCCTTCGGCAACTCGGGGTGGAAGTCGCTCAAGGGTCTGCTCAAGGCGGCGCGCAAGCCGACCGTCGCCCGCACGATCCTGCTCGAGCAACTCGTCATCTTCGGGCTGTTCGCGCTGGCCGGACACCCGTGGCTGTTCCTGTTCCTCTGGGTGGCGCCGTGGATAACGGTGTGGCGGGTGCTCAATCGTCTGCGCGCCATCGCCGAGCACGGCGGCATGACCCGGTCCGATGACCGCCGGCAGACGACGCACCACGTCAAGCAGGGGTTCTGGGCCCGCTTCTGGATCGCGCCGTACAAGACGGGCTGGCACCTCGCCCACCACGTCGACATCGGCGTGCCGTTCCGTCACCTGCCGGCGTTTCATCGCGAGCTGGTGGCGTCGGGTTGGGTCCCGGAAGGGCTCGAGTATCCGAGCTACTTCGCGCTGTGGAAGGCGCTCTCGTCGCGCGAACGCGTCACAGCCCCTCAGTAG
- a CDS encoding PaaX family transcriptional regulator C-terminal domain-containing protein: MSQARNTLVRPLTARSVIASTLLGINPPRLSAAALVASGEQYGVAAGTTRVALSRMVDAGELVAVDSGYALAGPLLERHARQEQGRHPRTTAWKGAWRIGVVRAVTRDARARAALRRAMTQQRLAELRAGVWIRPDNLPASAAHAECVWFTGEPDDAIDVDALFGVPEWAEVAGELLEELAATAPRLRDRDPDALAETFVIAAATTRHLTLDPLLPRQLLPDDWPGDELRRTYDAYQSDFAATWRQWFRSLG, from the coding sequence ATGTCGCAAGCACGTAACACGCTGGTGCGGCCGCTTACGGCCCGATCGGTCATCGCGTCGACCCTGCTCGGCATCAACCCGCCGCGGCTGTCGGCCGCCGCCCTCGTCGCCTCCGGCGAGCAGTACGGCGTCGCCGCGGGCACGACGCGCGTCGCGTTGTCGCGCATGGTCGACGCCGGCGAGTTGGTCGCCGTCGACTCCGGCTACGCGCTCGCCGGGCCGTTGCTGGAACGCCACGCCCGCCAGGAACAGGGGCGCCACCCGCGCACGACGGCGTGGAAGGGCGCGTGGCGTATCGGGGTCGTGCGGGCGGTGACCCGCGACGCGCGCGCCCGCGCCGCGTTACGCCGCGCGATGACGCAGCAGCGGCTGGCGGAACTGCGGGCCGGCGTGTGGATACGACCGGACAATCTCCCGGCATCCGCGGCGCACGCTGAGTGTGTGTGGTTCACGGGCGAGCCCGACGACGCGATCGACGTCGACGCGTTGTTCGGCGTGCCGGAGTGGGCCGAGGTCGCCGGCGAACTCCTCGAAGAGCTGGCGGCGACCGCCCCACGGTTGCGTGACCGCGATCCCGACGCGCTCGCGGAGACGTTCGTCATCGCCGCGGCCACGACGCGTCACCTCACCCTCGACCCGCTCCTCCCCCGCCAACTACTGCCCGACGACTGGCCGGGCGACGAATTGCGCCGCACGTACGACGCGTACCAGTCCGACTTCGCCGCTACCTGGCGGCAGTGGTTCCGCAGCCTCGGCTAG
- a CDS encoding pyridoxamine 5'-phosphate oxidase family protein: MKRRDVVRMSDAEVDAFLHERHTMSCASIAPTGRIHLVAMWYGFVGGDLAMWSFRKAQKVLNVQRDPRATWMVEDGDDYAELRGVELAGTVEIVDDPEYVKELGWSLQERYLGITRPADTGGGVERFLEDQATKRVALRMRREHVASWDHRKLGGTY, from the coding sequence GTGAAGCGCCGCGACGTCGTGCGCATGAGCGACGCCGAGGTCGACGCGTTCCTACACGAGCGCCACACGATGTCGTGCGCGTCAATCGCTCCGACCGGGCGAATCCACCTCGTTGCCATGTGGTACGGCTTCGTGGGCGGCGACCTGGCGATGTGGTCGTTTCGCAAAGCGCAGAAGGTGCTCAACGTCCAGCGCGACCCGCGCGCCACGTGGATGGTCGAAGACGGCGACGACTACGCCGAGCTGCGCGGCGTCGAACTCGCCGGCACCGTCGAGATCGTCGACGATCCGGAGTACGTCAAGGAGCTCGGCTGGTCGCTCCAGGAGCGCTACCTCGGCATCACGCGGCCGGCCGACACCGGCGGCGGCGTCGAGCGCTTCCTCGAGGACCAGGCCACCAAGCGGGTTGCGCTGCGGATGCGTCGCGAGCACGTCGCGTCGTGGGATCACCGCAAGCTCGGCGGCACGTACTAG
- a CDS encoding NAD(P)/FAD-dependent oxidoreductase — protein MYDAIIVGARCAGSATAMLLARQGHSVLVVDRAEFPSDTFSTHFVTAPGTALLERWGVTPRLEERGVPFFDHILLNIAGNVMNTSEVFGPLPVCSPRRTDLDTVLRDMAVEAGAEVRMQTTVTEVMRGDDGRVTGVRLRDAAGNATEEAANIVVGADGRTSVVARSVEPAVRDEHRIYGDGLFAYFDDFEYTSEAAGFMDGGFLFAFPTGPKSACVGTEITNSRNAEIHADPEKVFLERMAHDPDLLARVEKATRDGRWRFGELMTGFFRRAAGPGWALVGDAACTKDPLLGHGITDSFVGAELLAQAIHGDALDKYDDALWRQLSPIYEASRDAAIDFDKSGDELFAAVLPAQMMIRDEYEMVAAGGPTL, from the coding sequence ATGTACGACGCCATCATCGTCGGCGCCCGCTGCGCCGGTTCGGCGACCGCCATGCTGCTGGCGCGCCAGGGCCATTCCGTGCTCGTCGTGGACCGCGCCGAGTTCCCTTCCGACACCTTCTCGACGCACTTCGTCACGGCCCCGGGCACCGCGCTGCTCGAGCGATGGGGGGTCACCCCGCGCCTCGAGGAGCGCGGCGTGCCCTTCTTCGACCACATCCTGCTCAACATCGCCGGCAACGTCATGAACACCAGCGAGGTGTTCGGCCCGCTGCCGGTGTGCTCCCCGCGGCGCACCGATCTCGACACCGTGCTGCGCGACATGGCCGTCGAGGCCGGCGCGGAGGTCCGCATGCAGACCACCGTCACCGAGGTCATGCGCGGCGATGACGGTCGAGTCACCGGGGTGCGGCTGCGCGACGCCGCGGGCAACGCCACCGAGGAAGCAGCCAACATCGTCGTCGGGGCCGACGGGCGCACCAGCGTGGTCGCCCGCAGCGTCGAGCCGGCGGTGCGCGACGAGCACCGCATCTACGGCGACGGCCTCTTCGCCTACTTCGACGATTTCGAGTACACGTCGGAAGCGGCGGGGTTCATGGACGGCGGTTTCCTGTTCGCCTTCCCGACGGGTCCGAAGAGCGCGTGCGTCGGCACCGAGATCACGAACTCCCGCAACGCCGAGATCCACGCCGATCCGGAAAAGGTCTTCCTCGAGCGCATGGCGCACGACCCCGACCTGCTGGCGCGCGTCGAGAAGGCGACCCGCGACGGCCGCTGGCGTTTCGGGGAGCTCATGACCGGGTTCTTCCGCCGCGCCGCGGGACCCGGGTGGGCGCTCGTGGGGGACGCGGCGTGCACCAAGGACCCACTGCTCGGCCACGGCATCACCGACTCGTTCGTCGGCGCCGAGTTGCTGGCCCAAGCGATCCACGGCGACGCGCTCGACAAGTACGACGACGCGCTGTGGCGCCAGCTCAGCCCGATCTACGAAGCGAGCCGCGACGCCGCGATCGACTTCGACAAGTCAGGTGACGAACTGTTCGCCGCCGTGTTGCCCGCCCAGATGATGATTCGCGACGAGTACGAGATGGTGGCGGCGGGCGGCCCGACGCTGTGA
- a CDS encoding acyltransferase family protein gives MNRSTLRADIQGLRALAASLVVAAHVFGVPAGGFVGVDVFFVISGFLITGLLLREKDITGRVSLRNFYLRRARRILPVALIVLVATNVAARAIFIGARVHQTFVDSLWAFVFAGNLHFAQLGTSYFDAQRPHSALLHFWSLAVEEQFYVVWPCLLLLALVVTRRRAPVVVGVVASVVIVCSFAFALQKTASNAAASYFLPTTRAWELALGALTATVVASRRRVAASVAAPMAWIGLGVIVVSAFVIDASTPFPGLATVAPVVATAVVLGVGDVANGLGARWAFGARPWQFLGGASYSLYLWHWPALIFAEAYYGKGTATARAVALSAGLGLTAFTYLLVERPVHVARHIRPLVLAPTALALSATTVLMAGTAVPLTPAVAHIAASTALGPPPTTTTSTTTERAPATAPATTQTTRRVARTTTTAPPDDAAVLRDLVRVSTQATTWGPLDPSLDSLPNAGAPEWIVDKCLNVDAANKSKCVYGNPQARHLAMLLGDSIAVSYLPGLRNALPPDWEIQVLTMSLCPMVDAPTRQYMNSQSADTRCAEHQQWVHEQVEAARPDLIIMANAISSANRLVDHGEKDSADNASRWHDAFDRELARLSPLTYRIVVMGSPTGTGNLQECATSNSTPRDCAIDLYPFWGMIRDAERSAAADHGATYIDPLGWICYDGVCPAVIGTTPVNWDGNHFTAAFSRRLAPVLAPYFKG, from the coding sequence GTGAATCGTTCCACCCTGCGCGCCGACATTCAGGGGCTCCGCGCGCTGGCGGCGTCGCTGGTCGTCGCGGCCCATGTGTTCGGTGTGCCCGCCGGCGGATTCGTCGGCGTCGACGTGTTCTTCGTCATCTCCGGCTTCCTCATCACCGGCCTGCTGCTGCGCGAGAAGGACATCACCGGGCGCGTGTCTCTGCGCAACTTCTATCTCCGACGTGCCCGGCGCATCCTGCCCGTCGCCCTCATCGTCCTCGTTGCGACCAACGTCGCGGCACGGGCGATCTTCATCGGCGCCCGCGTGCACCAGACCTTCGTCGACTCACTATGGGCGTTCGTCTTCGCCGGCAACCTCCACTTCGCCCAGCTCGGCACGAGCTACTTCGACGCGCAACGGCCGCACTCCGCGTTGTTGCACTTCTGGTCACTGGCGGTCGAGGAGCAGTTCTACGTGGTGTGGCCGTGCCTGCTGCTGTTGGCGCTCGTCGTGACGCGACGACGCGCTCCGGTCGTGGTCGGCGTCGTGGCGTCCGTCGTGATCGTGTGCTCGTTCGCGTTCGCCCTGCAGAAGACGGCGTCCAACGCCGCCGCGAGTTACTTCCTCCCGACGACACGCGCGTGGGAACTCGCCCTCGGCGCGCTCACCGCGACGGTGGTCGCCTCGCGCCGCCGCGTCGCAGCATCCGTCGCCGCACCGATGGCGTGGATCGGCCTCGGCGTCATCGTCGTGTCGGCCTTCGTCATCGACGCCTCGACGCCGTTCCCCGGCCTCGCCACCGTCGCGCCCGTGGTGGCGACCGCGGTCGTCCTCGGCGTCGGCGACGTCGCCAACGGGCTCGGCGCGCGCTGGGCCTTCGGCGCGCGGCCCTGGCAGTTCCTCGGCGGTGCCTCGTATTCGTTGTACCTGTGGCACTGGCCGGCGCTGATCTTCGCCGAGGCGTACTACGGCAAGGGCACGGCGACGGCGCGGGCGGTCGCGCTCAGCGCTGGACTCGGCCTGACCGCGTTCACGTACCTGCTCGTCGAGCGGCCGGTGCACGTCGCCCGCCACATACGGCCCCTCGTGCTGGCACCCACTGCTCTCGCCCTGTCGGCCACGACCGTGCTGATGGCGGGCACCGCCGTCCCCCTGACGCCCGCGGTCGCCCACATCGCGGCGTCGACGGCCCTAGGCCCTCCGCCGACCACGACGACGAGCACCACCACGGAGCGGGCGCCAGCCACCGCGCCGGCGACGACGCAGACAACCCGGCGCGTCGCCCGCACCACGACGACGGCACCGCCCGACGACGCCGCTGTGCTGCGCGACCTCGTCCGTGTATCGACACAGGCAACCACATGGGGTCCGCTCGATCCGTCGCTCGACTCGTTGCCGAACGCTGGGGCGCCGGAGTGGATCGTCGACAAGTGCCTCAACGTCGACGCCGCGAACAAGTCGAAATGCGTCTACGGCAACCCGCAGGCGCGGCACCTCGCGATGCTCCTCGGTGACAGCATCGCTGTCAGCTACCTCCCGGGATTGCGCAACGCGCTGCCGCCGGACTGGGAGATCCAGGTGCTCACGATGAGCTTGTGCCCGATGGTCGACGCGCCGACCCGGCAATACATGAACTCGCAGTCGGCTGACACGCGCTGCGCCGAGCATCAGCAGTGGGTGCACGAGCAGGTCGAAGCGGCGCGGCCTGACCTCATCATCATGGCGAACGCGATCTCCTCCGCGAACCGGCTCGTCGATCACGGCGAGAAGGACAGCGCCGACAACGCCTCGCGCTGGCACGACGCGTTCGACCGCGAGTTGGCGCGGCTTTCGCCCCTCACCTACCGCATCGTGGTCATGGGCAGTCCGACGGGCACGGGAAACCTCCAGGAGTGCGCCACCAGCAACAGCACGCCGCGGGATTGCGCCATCGACCTCTACCCGTTCTGGGGAATGATCCGCGACGCCGAGCGCTCCGCCGCCGCTGACCACGGTGCGACCTACATCGACCCGCTCGGGTGGATTTGCTACGACGGCGTGTGTCCCGCCGTGATCGGCACGACGCCGGTCAACTGGGACGGCAACCACTTCACCGCCGCGTTCTCGCGGCGGCTGGCGCCGGTGCTGGCGCCGTACTTCAAGGGTTAG
- a CDS encoding ABC transporter ATP-binding protein: MNEHRSPLRQLWDHAAPHRGRVRLATMFSILNKMFDIAPELLIGVAVDVVVHTSGRSFLGRMFHIDSRLTQLTWLAVINVVVWVGESITDYIAHILWRNLAQSVEHDLRMQAYRHVQELELAYFEDRASGGIIATLNDDVNQLERFLDMGAHEIVITTFNVIFVGIVFLVISRELMLLAFLPIPVIVIGSLRYQKSLEKRYDKVRAAAGDIADTLTNNLGGIATIKAFSAEEREVERVTADSLAYSAANADAIRYSSAFVPLIRMAILAGFTMTLVIGGRAAIHHTLAIGAFSVLVYMTQRLLWPLTRLGETLDLYQRAMASCRRIFGLLEVQPTILSGARELPQPVKGAVRFDKVCFAYATGADVIHDLTIDIPAGETHAIVGATGAGKSTVVKLLLRLYEPTSGHLLVDGVPIDELSFPSLRGAMGFVSQDVFLFQGTVRENLTYGRPDASDEEVVRAATLAEAHTFIESLPNGYDTIVGERGQKLSGGQRQRLTIARAILRNPAILVLDEATSAVDNETEAAIQRSLARVAQERTTIVIAHRLSTVRHAHRIHVLEAGRVIEAGTHEELLDLGGLYAALWRVQTGDAAYDAS; encoded by the coding sequence ATGAACGAACACCGCTCGCCGCTGCGCCAACTGTGGGATCACGCCGCACCGCATCGCGGCCGCGTCCGTCTCGCCACGATGTTTTCGATCCTCAACAAGATGTTCGACATCGCGCCGGAGTTGCTCATCGGCGTCGCCGTCGACGTGGTGGTGCACACCAGCGGTCGCTCATTCCTCGGGCGTATGTTCCACATCGACAGCCGCCTCACGCAGCTGACGTGGCTGGCGGTCATCAACGTCGTCGTCTGGGTTGGCGAGTCGATCACCGACTACATCGCGCACATCTTGTGGCGGAACCTGGCGCAGTCAGTGGAGCACGACCTGCGCATGCAGGCGTACCGCCACGTCCAAGAACTCGAACTCGCCTACTTCGAGGACCGGGCGTCGGGCGGCATCATCGCCACGCTCAACGACGACGTGAACCAGCTCGAGCGCTTCTTGGACATGGGCGCGCACGAGATCGTCATCACGACGTTCAACGTGATCTTCGTCGGCATCGTGTTCCTCGTCATCTCCCGCGAACTGATGCTGCTGGCGTTCCTGCCGATCCCGGTCATCGTCATCGGCTCGCTGCGCTATCAGAAGTCGCTGGAGAAGCGCTACGACAAGGTCCGCGCCGCCGCCGGCGACATCGCCGACACGCTCACCAACAACCTCGGCGGCATCGCCACCATCAAGGCGTTCAGCGCCGAGGAGCGCGAGGTCGAGCGCGTAACGGCCGACTCGCTCGCCTACAGCGCGGCGAACGCCGACGCCATTCGCTACTCGAGCGCCTTCGTGCCGCTGATCCGTATGGCGATCCTCGCCGGCTTCACCATGACGCTCGTGATCGGCGGGCGCGCCGCCATCCATCACACGCTGGCCATCGGCGCCTTCTCCGTGCTCGTGTACATGACCCAGCGGTTGCTGTGGCCGCTGACCCGGCTCGGCGAGACGCTCGACCTGTACCAACGCGCCATGGCGTCGTGCCGGCGCATCTTCGGATTGCTCGAGGTGCAGCCGACGATCCTGTCGGGCGCCCGCGAACTGCCGCAGCCGGTGAAAGGTGCGGTGCGCTTCGACAAGGTGTGCTTCGCCTACGCCACGGGCGCCGACGTCATCCACGACCTCACCATCGACATCCCCGCCGGCGAAACGCACGCCATCGTCGGGGCCACCGGCGCGGGCAAGTCGACGGTGGTCAAGCTGTTGCTGCGCCTGTACGAACCGACGAGCGGGCACCTCCTCGTCGATGGCGTGCCCATCGACGAGTTGAGCTTCCCGTCGCTGCGCGGCGCCATGGGCTTCGTCAGCCAGGATGTCTTCCTCTTTCAGGGCACCGTGCGCGAGAACCTCACCTACGGCCGGCCCGACGCCAGCGACGAGGAAGTCGTGCGCGCCGCCACCCTCGCCGAAGCCCACACGTTCATCGAGTCGCTGCCCAACGGCTACGACACCATCGTCGGCGAGCGCGGCCAGAAGCTGTCGGGCGGACAGCGCCAGCGCCTCACCATCGCCCGCGCCATCCTGCGCAACCCGGCGATTCTCGTGCTCGACGAGGCGACCTCCGCGGTCGACAACGAGACCGAGGCCGCCATCCAGCGTTCACTGGCGCGCGTCGCCCAGGAGCGCACCACGATCGTCATCGCGCACCGATTGTCGACGGTCCGTCACGCCCACCGCATCCACGTCCTCGAAGCGGGCCGCGTCATCGAAGCCGGCACCCACGAGGAACTGCTCGACCTCGGCGGTCTCTATGCCGCGCTCTGGCGCGTGCAAACAGGTGACGCCGCCTACGACGCGTCGTGA
- a CDS encoding acyl-ACP desaturase: MPVHPDDLALLDALVPEAERLMERHLAKTQEWFPHEYVPWSQGRDFEPGEEWVADDEKIPPAVRSALVVNLLTEDNLPYYFRDIERMFGRDDVWGAWSKRWTAEEGRHSIVIRDYLTVTRAVDPVALERDRMVQVSKGMVPEPPTAAEGMAYVALQELATRIAHFNTGKLLDDGWGYKIMKRVAADENFHFLFYRDIVSAAIKIDPSALVIAIEKQVRDFEMPGTGIPGFNEHAKAIAKAGIYDMQIHHDQILVPVVLRDWGVESLTGLTPEAEQAREALLDRIARIGRVAAKIGERAARNDLVAVAS; encoded by the coding sequence ATGCCCGTACATCCGGACGATCTTGCCCTCTTGGACGCACTGGTGCCCGAGGCCGAGCGCCTCATGGAACGGCATTTGGCGAAGACCCAAGAGTGGTTCCCGCACGAGTACGTGCCCTGGAGCCAGGGCCGCGACTTCGAACCCGGCGAGGAGTGGGTCGCCGACGACGAGAAGATCCCGCCGGCGGTGCGCAGCGCCCTGGTCGTGAACCTGCTGACCGAAGACAACCTCCCCTATTACTTCCGCGACATCGAGCGCATGTTCGGCCGCGACGACGTATGGGGCGCGTGGAGCAAGCGCTGGACCGCCGAAGAAGGCCGCCACTCGATCGTGATCCGCGACTACCTGACGGTGACCCGCGCCGTCGACCCCGTCGCCCTCGAGCGCGACCGCATGGTGCAGGTGTCCAAGGGCATGGTGCCCGAACCGCCGACGGCGGCCGAAGGCATGGCGTACGTGGCGCTGCAGGAACTGGCAACGCGCATCGCCCACTTCAACACCGGCAAGCTGCTCGACGACGGCTGGGGCTACAAGATCATGAAGCGCGTCGCGGCGGACGAGAACTTCCACTTCCTCTTTTACCGCGACATCGTCAGCGCCGCGATCAAGATCGACCCCTCCGCCCTCGTCATCGCCATCGAGAAGCAGGTGCGCGACTTCGAGATGCCCGGCACTGGTATCCCCGGATTCAACGAGCACGCCAAGGCGATCGCCAAGGCTGGCATCTACGACATGCAGATCCACCACGACCAGATCCTCGTGCCCGTCGTGTTGCGCGACTGGGGCGTCGAATCGCTCACGGGCCTCACGCCTGAAGCCGAGCAGGCGCGCGAGGCGCTGCTCGATCGGATCGCCCGCATCGGTCGCGTGGCCGCCAAGATCGGCGAGCGCGCCGCCCGCAACGACCTCGTCGCCGTCGCCTCCTAA